One genomic segment of Rhodopseudomonas sp. BAL398 includes these proteins:
- a CDS encoding DUF3085 domain-containing protein: MFTFSVTAVRAVIMRGRIDAFLNGGFRNPHYGLAPGKDEKPGVWLVGDEGVYIMSNGKLAEGQQRPLVVYAEECDPKTNPEYWHYKRQYFGGDDGIEFLDAEMLVKLIAAAPAATHLTLAMTDDSMSIKPICR; encoded by the coding sequence ATGTTCACGTTCTCCGTCACGGCGGTACGCGCCGTCATCATGCGCGGGCGCATCGACGCCTTTCTGAACGGCGGCTTCCGCAATCCGCACTACGGTCTCGCGCCCGGCAAGGACGAGAAGCCCGGCGTCTGGCTGGTGGGCGACGAAGGCGTCTACATCATGTCCAACGGCAAGCTCGCCGAGGGACAGCAGCGCCCGCTCGTCGTCTACGCCGAGGAATGCGATCCGAAGACCAATCCCGAATACTGGCACTACAAGCGCCAGTATTTCGGGGGCGACGACGGCATCGAGTTCCTCGACGCCGAGATGCTCGTGAAGCTGATCGCAGCAGCACCCGCAGCCACGCACCTCACGCTCGCGATGACCGACGACAGCATGTCGATCAAGCCGATCTGCCGCTGA
- a CDS encoding DUF1419 domain-containing protein, whose protein sequence is MTLSPICKVFQGTADRRQMFRMFDRHAQRPNRSPDDGALYRGEWFEIGEAEYDTMLDILPPLWVRSDMFAMREFLTGSVTSVFFELMIDDRARYFHGYCDLSDRASPGCMRTAIVERESRPVRAMTREERLEHIWSSTHDDYRGYAGDRFPERQRGMRTVLFYGGQSGTVLKLLDELTDAEVSAKLPVHLRYLPDAMAA, encoded by the coding sequence ATGACCCTCTCTCCGATCTGCAAGGTCTTCCAAGGGACCGCCGACCGCCGGCAAATGTTCCGCATGTTCGATCGCCACGCGCAGCGGCCGAACCGCTCGCCGGACGACGGCGCCCTCTACCGCGGCGAGTGGTTTGAGATCGGCGAGGCCGAGTACGACACCATGCTCGACATCCTGCCACCCCTGTGGGTGCGCAGCGACATGTTCGCCATGCGCGAATTCCTCACAGGCAGCGTCACGAGCGTGTTCTTCGAACTGATGATCGACGACCGCGCCCGCTACTTCCACGGCTACTGCGATCTGTCAGATCGCGCCTCGCCAGGCTGCATGCGTACCGCGATCGTCGAGCGCGAGTCACGGCCAGTCCGTGCGATGACGCGTGAGGAGCGGCTCGAGCACATCTGGTCGAGCACCCACGACGACTACCGCGGCTATGCGGGCGATCGCTTTCCCGAGCGCCAGCGCGGTATGCGCACAGTGCTCTTCTACGGAGGGCAGAGCGGGACGGTGCTGAAGCTGTTGGACGAACTCACCGACGCGGAGGTCTCGGCGAAGCTGCCGGTGCACCTGCGCTACCTCCCCGACGCGATGGCAGCGTGA
- a CDS encoding ParB N-terminal domain-containing protein, giving the protein MQLIKVDPRALVESPDHSRQTKSSPQADALLLASIKAVGIVQPPVVSQQADGGNGFLINAGRRRVRLAIAAGLEEIDVLVDDPANDNGAMRSMVENIAREALNPVDQWRAIERLVALGWTEEAIGVALALPVRQIRKLRLLANVLLAMLDHMAKGDMPDERQLRTIAAASLDEQKEVWKKHKPSKADPQVSWWSVAQALQKTRMYARHASFGDDLAQAYGIAWVEDLFAPADEDSRYTTDVEAFLGAQQEWMTANLPKKGVIAETTNYGEVKLPPKAERVYGKPTKSDCTAMYLDRDGRVQTVHYRLPAAKKPKGKGATGPDNAADDVGEVSKPRPDVTRKGVEMIGDLRTDALREALGRAPIEDDTLMALLILAFAGQNVSVTTGSGGTTYGHSRLAKNAVVLFDANGKLAFDMDTLRVAARTMLVDVFSCRENATNSGIVARVAGEVVGADAFLPNMGTEDFLACLSRPALEASCKDTPVLPRQRVKDTRAALVEHFKEGHFVHPSALFAPDPAKLSDFLSSGVTAADDDETEEDADSTGDDASDEATEAFQEAAE; this is encoded by the coding sequence ATGCAACTCATCAAGGTCGATCCGCGCGCGCTGGTGGAGAGCCCCGACCATTCGCGCCAGACCAAGTCGTCGCCGCAGGCCGACGCGCTCTTGCTGGCATCGATCAAGGCCGTCGGAATCGTGCAACCGCCCGTCGTGTCGCAGCAGGCGGACGGTGGCAACGGCTTCCTCATCAATGCCGGCCGGCGACGCGTGCGCCTCGCCATCGCCGCGGGCCTCGAGGAGATCGACGTGCTCGTCGACGATCCGGCAAACGATAACGGCGCCATGCGCTCGATGGTCGAGAACATCGCCCGCGAGGCGTTGAACCCGGTCGACCAGTGGCGAGCGATCGAGCGCCTGGTCGCGCTCGGCTGGACCGAAGAAGCGATCGGCGTCGCGCTCGCCCTGCCGGTGCGCCAGATCAGGAAGCTGCGCCTGCTCGCCAACGTGCTGCTGGCGATGCTCGACCACATGGCCAAGGGCGACATGCCCGACGAGCGGCAGCTGCGCACCATCGCGGCGGCATCGCTCGACGAGCAGAAGGAGGTCTGGAAGAAGCACAAGCCGTCGAAGGCCGACCCACAGGTCTCGTGGTGGAGCGTCGCCCAGGCGCTGCAGAAGACACGCATGTACGCGCGGCACGCAAGCTTCGGCGACGACCTCGCGCAAGCCTACGGCATTGCCTGGGTCGAGGACCTGTTCGCCCCGGCGGACGAGGACAGCCGCTATACCACGGACGTCGAGGCCTTCCTCGGCGCGCAACAGGAGTGGATGACGGCCAACCTTCCGAAGAAGGGCGTCATCGCCGAGACCACGAATTACGGCGAGGTGAAGCTGCCGCCGAAGGCCGAGCGCGTCTACGGCAAGCCGACGAAGTCGGACTGCACCGCGATGTACCTCGACCGCGACGGCCGCGTGCAGACCGTCCACTACCGCCTGCCGGCGGCGAAGAAGCCGAAGGGCAAGGGCGCGACCGGTCCGGACAACGCCGCGGACGACGTCGGCGAAGTGTCGAAGCCGCGTCCCGACGTGACGCGCAAGGGCGTCGAGATGATCGGCGACCTCCGCACCGACGCACTGCGCGAAGCGCTCGGCCGCGCGCCGATCGAGGACGACACGCTGATGGCGTTGCTGATCCTCGCGTTCGCCGGGCAGAACGTCTCGGTGACGACGGGAAGCGGCGGCACCACCTATGGTCACAGCCGGCTGGCGAAGAACGCAGTTGTGTTGTTCGACGCCAACGGCAAGCTCGCCTTCGACATGGACACGCTGCGCGTCGCGGCGCGCACCATGCTGGTCGACGTGTTCTCGTGCCGGGAGAACGCCACCAATAGCGGCATCGTCGCCCGCGTGGCCGGCGAGGTCGTCGGCGCTGACGCCTTCCTGCCGAACATGGGCACGGAGGACTTCCTCGCCTGCCTCTCGCGCCCGGCACTTGAGGCGTCGTGCAAGGACACGCCGGTCCTGCCGCGCCAGCGCGTGAAGGACACGCGCGCCGCGCTCGTCGAGCACTTCAAGGAGGGACACTTCGTCCACCCCTCCGCGCTCTTCGCGCCCGACCCGGCGAAACTCTCCGACTTCCTGTCGTCTGGCGTGACCGCGGCAGACGACGACGAGACGGAAGAGGACGCCGACAGCACCGGCGACGACGCCTCTGACGAAGCGACCGAAGCTTTCCAGGAGGCCGCCGAATAG
- a CDS encoding DUF3991 and toprim domain-containing protein, whose translation MEKSEIEELRDRVGCAALLEDDGWKVDVKESTRRAVKYRRDAKIVIVIHEGRGWFDPLSTAKGDVFDLAEHLGAHGFMEASARVAALVGFIPAAPAWERQSRPAPVHSVADRWARRARPRPGSATWRYLTEERGIPESIVATAVQQDLLREGPHGSMWAAHRNGDGALIGWEERGPQWRGFATGGAKEMLRFGQSAAPRICVTEAAIDAMSLAAIQVLRPDTLYVSTGGGWSPASEKAIRRLAARPGTRLVAATDNNRQGDVYADRIRAIAAEAGAGYARSRPRAGDWNEDLKALLARIESEPLAKAG comes from the coding sequence ATGGAGAAGAGCGAAATCGAAGAATTGAGAGACAGGGTCGGCTGTGCCGCCTTGTTGGAAGACGACGGCTGGAAAGTCGACGTGAAGGAGAGCACCCGACGCGCGGTGAAGTACCGCCGCGATGCGAAGATCGTCATCGTGATCCACGAGGGCCGCGGCTGGTTCGATCCGCTGTCCACTGCGAAAGGCGACGTGTTCGACTTGGCCGAGCACTTGGGCGCCCACGGCTTCATGGAAGCCTCGGCGCGTGTCGCCGCGCTTGTTGGGTTCATTCCGGCTGCACCCGCATGGGAGCGGCAGAGCCGGCCCGCGCCCGTCCACTCCGTCGCCGACCGCTGGGCTCGCCGCGCGAGGCCCCGGCCCGGCTCGGCGACCTGGCGCTACCTGACGGAAGAGCGCGGTATCCCCGAATCGATCGTGGCGACGGCGGTCCAGCAGGATCTGCTGCGCGAGGGACCGCACGGCAGCATGTGGGCGGCACACCGCAATGGCGACGGTGCCCTTATCGGTTGGGAGGAGCGTGGCCCGCAGTGGCGCGGCTTTGCCACCGGCGGCGCCAAGGAGATGCTCCGGTTTGGCCAATCGGCGGCGCCGCGGATCTGCGTCACCGAGGCGGCAATCGACGCCATGAGTCTCGCGGCAATCCAGGTGCTTCGCCCGGACACGCTCTACGTCAGCACAGGTGGCGGCTGGTCACCCGCAAGCGAGAAGGCGATCCGCCGACTCGCGGCGCGGCCGGGCACGCGGCTGGTGGCGGCGACCGACAACAACCGACAGGGCGATGTCTACGCCGACCGCATCCGCGCGATCGCGGCCGAGGCCGGCGCCGGCTACGCACGCTCGCGGCCGCGCGCCGGCGACTGGAACGAAGACCTGAAGGCGCTTCTCGCGCGGATCGAGAGCGAGCCGCTGGCAAAAGCGGGGTGA
- a CDS encoding DEAD/DEAH box helicase family protein translates to MAHDDPFTLDLFGDTALSSGLGLGVTAFGAGLGIDPDDGDDPGPSSPAPALPVAAAARPTPSLHRARGADFHLAGDRALAKGWKDRARDNITAIRLAASIDAEERAATAEEQEQLVRFTGFGASELTNSVFQRPGETEFRKGWEAIGEDLQDAVDDLDHASLARCTQYAHFTPEFIVRAIWNGLRRLGWRGGRVLEPGIGTGLFPALMPEGLRDVSHVTGIELDPVTARIVRLLQPGARIITGDFARTELPASFDLAVGNPPFSDRTVRSDRAYRSMGLRLHDYFIARAIDLLKPGALAAFVTSHGTMDKADFAARERIAKSADLVAAVRLPEGSFRLAAGTDVVVDLLFFRKRKVGDAEGDLSWLDLEEVRPATEDESAIRVNRWFARHPDFVLGVHALASGPFGEAYTCLPRDGEDLAAALAAAVNLLPEAVYDGEPEAIDRDLEDASDLSGVDRPSDRHVREGSYFFDKAQGLMQVLDGEPVAVKTRKGRSTDGIPEKHVRVIRKLIPIRDAVREVLKAQELDRPWKDAQIRLRIAWSSFVRDFGPINFTTVSMTEDVETGETRETHRRPNIQPFLDDPDCWLVASIEDYDLETNTAKPGPLFTERVIAPPAAPVIASAADALAVVLNERGHVDIDHIAELLHRDTQDVVAELGRAIFRDPSDGSWQTADAYLSGPVREKLKTAEAAAALDPEYERNVSALQSVQPVDLKPSDITARLGAPWIPAADVVAFVKETMEAEIRIHHMPELASWTVEARQLGWTATGTSEWGTDRRHAGELLADALNSRVPQIFDTIRDGDNERRVLNVVDTEAAKTKLSKIKEAFQRWIWSDPDRTDRLARVYNDRFNNIAPRAFDGSHLKLPGASGAFSLYGHQKRGIWRIVSAGSTYLAHAVGAGKTMTMAAAVMEQRRLGLIAKAMLVVPGHCLAQAAREFLALYPNARILVADETNFTKDKRHRFLSRAATATWDAIIITHSAFRFIAVPSVFEQQMIQDELELYETLLTKVESDDRVSRKRLERLKEGLQERLESLSTRKDDLLTISEIGVDQIIVDEAQEFRKLSFATNMSTLKGVDPNGSQRAWDLYVKSRFVETKNPGRALVLASGTPITNTLGEMFSVQRYLGYAALSERGLHEFDAWASTFGDVSTELELQPSGKYKPVTRFATFVNVPELIAMFRSFADVVMPQDLRQYVRVPAISTGKRQILTAKPSSAFKRYQTLLGERIKAIEERDRAPEPGDDILLSVITDGRHAAIDLRLVDPDNDNEADNKLNQLVGNAFRIWSETADNAYVRSDGKPFELPGAAQMIFSDLGTISVEKSRGFSAYRWIRDELVRMGVPASEIAFMQDYKKSEAKQRLFGDVRAGKVRFLIGSSETMGTGVNAQLRLKALHHLDVPWLPSQIEQREGRIVRQGNQNDEVDVFAYATEGSLDAQMWQNNERKARFIAAALSGDTSIRRLEDMGESQANQFAMAKAIASGDPRLMLKAGLEADVARLERLRAAHIDDQHAVRRQIRDAERDIEFSTRRVSEIGQDIERRIPTSGDVFTMTVTGETHGERKLAGRALLKEILTLVQLQQEGESVIGSIGGFDLEYSGERFGKDGYRYATALLRTGADYEIELPVTVTPLGAVARLEHALDDFDGERERFSQRLADARKRLASYESRDGGDFAFAGELAEKRRQLAEVEKALAEDSESEGGMAAAA, encoded by the coding sequence ATGGCGCATGACGACCCCTTCACGCTCGATCTCTTCGGAGACACCGCACTCTCATCCGGCCTCGGCCTCGGCGTCACAGCCTTCGGAGCTGGCCTGGGCATAGACCCGGACGATGGCGACGACCCCGGTCCGTCGTCACCGGCGCCCGCGCTTCCGGTCGCGGCAGCCGCGCGTCCGACACCCTCTCTCCACCGAGCGCGCGGAGCGGATTTCCACCTCGCCGGCGATCGCGCCTTGGCGAAGGGCTGGAAAGACCGCGCGCGAGACAACATCACCGCGATCCGGCTCGCAGCGAGCATCGACGCGGAGGAGCGCGCGGCGACTGCCGAGGAGCAGGAGCAGTTGGTCCGCTTCACCGGATTCGGCGCCTCCGAGCTCACCAACTCCGTCTTCCAACGCCCTGGCGAGACGGAATTCCGCAAGGGTTGGGAAGCGATCGGCGAGGATTTGCAGGACGCGGTCGACGACCTCGACCACGCCTCGCTGGCGCGCTGCACGCAGTATGCGCACTTCACGCCGGAGTTCATCGTTCGCGCGATCTGGAACGGCTTGCGGCGCCTCGGCTGGCGCGGCGGCCGCGTCCTCGAGCCGGGGATCGGCACCGGGCTGTTCCCGGCGCTGATGCCGGAGGGACTGCGCGATGTCTCGCACGTCACCGGAATCGAACTCGATCCGGTCACGGCGCGGATCGTCCGCCTGCTGCAGCCCGGCGCGCGCATCATTACCGGCGACTTCGCGCGCACCGAGTTGCCCGCGAGTTTCGACCTCGCCGTCGGCAATCCGCCGTTCTCCGACCGCACGGTGCGGTCCGACCGCGCCTACCGTTCCATGGGCCTGCGCCTGCACGACTACTTCATCGCGCGCGCGATCGACCTCTTGAAGCCTGGTGCGCTCGCCGCCTTCGTCACCTCGCACGGCACGATGGACAAGGCGGATTTCGCCGCGCGCGAGCGCATCGCCAAGTCGGCTGACCTGGTCGCCGCCGTTCGTCTCCCTGAGGGCAGCTTCCGCCTTGCCGCCGGCACCGACGTCGTGGTCGACCTCCTGTTCTTCCGCAAGCGCAAGGTCGGCGACGCCGAGGGTGACCTGTCGTGGCTCGACCTTGAGGAGGTCCGTCCAGCGACCGAAGACGAGAGCGCGATCCGCGTGAACCGCTGGTTCGCGCGGCACCCCGACTTCGTGCTCGGCGTGCACGCGCTCGCCTCGGGCCCCTTCGGCGAGGCTTACACGTGCCTGCCGCGTGACGGCGAGGACCTCGCCGCAGCGCTTGCGGCCGCCGTCAATCTCCTTCCGGAAGCGGTCTACGACGGCGAGCCTGAGGCGATCGATCGCGATCTGGAAGATGCGAGCGATTTGTCCGGCGTCGACCGGCCGTCCGATCGCCACGTCCGCGAGGGCAGCTACTTCTTCGACAAGGCCCAGGGGCTGATGCAGGTCCTCGACGGTGAACCTGTCGCGGTGAAAACGCGCAAAGGGCGTAGTACCGACGGCATCCCGGAGAAACACGTCCGCGTCATCCGCAAGCTGATCCCGATCCGCGACGCCGTGCGCGAGGTGCTGAAGGCCCAGGAGCTCGACCGGCCGTGGAAGGACGCGCAGATCCGCCTGCGCATCGCCTGGTCAAGCTTCGTCCGCGACTTCGGCCCGATCAATTTCACGACCGTCTCCATGACGGAGGATGTCGAAACCGGCGAAACACGCGAGACGCACCGCCGGCCGAACATCCAGCCCTTCCTCGACGACCCCGACTGCTGGCTCGTCGCCTCGATCGAGGATTACGACCTCGAGACCAACACCGCGAAGCCCGGGCCGTTGTTCACCGAGCGTGTCATCGCGCCGCCGGCGGCGCCGGTGATCGCGAGTGCGGCCGACGCACTCGCCGTCGTCCTCAACGAGCGCGGGCACGTCGATATCGATCACATCGCCGAGCTCTTGCATCGCGACACGCAGGATGTCGTCGCCGAACTCGGCAGAGCGATCTTCCGCGACCCGTCTGACGGATCGTGGCAGACGGCCGATGCCTACCTGTCCGGCCCTGTCCGCGAGAAGCTGAAAACCGCGGAGGCCGCGGCCGCCCTCGACCCGGAGTACGAACGCAATGTCTCTGCCCTGCAGAGCGTGCAGCCCGTCGACCTAAAGCCGTCCGACATCACGGCGCGTCTCGGGGCACCATGGATTCCGGCCGCCGACGTCGTCGCCTTCGTCAAGGAGACGATGGAGGCAGAGATCAGGATCCACCACATGCCGGAGCTCGCCTCATGGACCGTCGAGGCGCGGCAACTCGGGTGGACGGCGACAGGCACGTCGGAGTGGGGCACGGACCGCCGGCACGCGGGAGAACTACTCGCCGACGCTCTCAACAGCCGGGTGCCACAGATCTTCGACACGATCAGGGACGGCGACAACGAACGGCGCGTCCTCAATGTCGTCGACACCGAGGCCGCGAAGACGAAGCTCTCGAAGATCAAGGAGGCGTTCCAGCGCTGGATCTGGTCCGATCCCGACCGCACCGACCGGCTGGCGCGCGTCTACAACGACCGCTTCAACAACATCGCGCCGAGAGCCTTCGACGGCTCCCACCTGAAGCTTCCCGGCGCCTCTGGCGCCTTTTCTCTTTATGGCCACCAGAAGCGCGGCATCTGGCGCATCGTCTCGGCCGGATCGACCTACCTCGCGCACGCCGTCGGCGCCGGCAAGACCATGACGATGGCCGCCGCCGTCATGGAACAGCGCCGCCTCGGCCTGATCGCCAAGGCAATGCTGGTCGTGCCGGGCCACTGCCTGGCGCAGGCCGCGCGCGAATTCCTGGCGCTCTACCCGAACGCGCGCATCCTCGTCGCCGACGAGACGAACTTCACCAAGGATAAGCGTCACCGCTTCCTGTCGCGTGCGGCGACCGCGACCTGGGACGCGATCATCATCACCCACAGCGCATTCCGCTTCATCGCCGTGCCGTCGGTGTTCGAGCAGCAGATGATCCAGGACGAGCTGGAGCTTTACGAGACGCTGCTCACGAAGGTGGAGAGCGACGACCGCGTCTCGCGCAAGCGCCTCGAGCGCTTGAAGGAGGGCCTGCAGGAGCGGCTGGAGTCGCTCTCGACGCGCAAGGACGACCTGCTGACCATCTCGGAGATCGGCGTCGACCAGATCATCGTCGACGAGGCGCAGGAGTTTAGGAAGCTCTCCTTCGCCACCAACATGTCGACGCTCAAGGGCGTCGACCCGAACGGCTCGCAGCGCGCCTGGGACCTTTATGTGAAGTCCCGCTTCGTCGAGACGAAGAACCCGGGCCGCGCGCTCGTGCTCGCCTCGGGCACGCCGATCACCAACACGCTGGGCGAGATGTTCTCGGTGCAGCGCTACCTCGGCTACGCGGCGCTGAGCGAGCGCGGCCTGCACGAGTTCGACGCCTGGGCATCGACTTTTGGCGACGTCTCGACCGAGCTCGAACTGCAGCCGTCCGGCAAGTACAAGCCGGTGACGCGCTTCGCCACCTTCGTCAATGTGCCGGAGCTGATCGCGATGTTCCGCTCCTTCGCGGACGTCGTGATGCCGCAGGACCTGCGGCAGTACGTGAGGGTGCCGGCGATCTCGACGGGCAAACGGCAGATCCTCACCGCGAAGCCGTCGTCGGCGTTCAAGCGCTACCAAACCCTGCTCGGCGAGCGCATCAAGGCGATCGAGGAGCGCGACCGCGCGCCCGAGCCCGGCGACGACATCCTGTTGTCGGTTATCACCGATGGGCGGCATGCGGCGATCGACCTCCGCCTCGTCGATCCGGACAACGACAACGAAGCCGACAACAAGCTGAACCAGCTCGTCGGCAACGCTTTCCGCATTTGGAGCGAGACGGCCGACAACGCCTACGTCCGCTCCGACGGCAAGCCGTTCGAACTGCCAGGCGCCGCGCAGATGATCTTCTCCGACCTCGGCACGATCAGTGTCGAGAAGTCGCGCGGCTTCTCCGCCTACCGCTGGATCCGCGACGAGCTTGTCCGCATGGGCGTGCCCGCGTCCGAGATCGCTTTCATGCAGGACTACAAGAAGTCCGAGGCGAAGCAACGCCTGTTCGGCGACGTGCGCGCCGGTAAGGTTCGCTTCCTGATCGGATCGTCCGAGACGATGGGGACCGGCGTCAATGCGCAGTTGCGCCTGAAGGCCTTGCATCACCTGGATGTGCCCTGGCTGCCGTCGCAGATCGAGCAGCGCGAGGGCCGCATCGTGCGGCAGGGCAACCAGAACGACGAGGTCGACGTCTTCGCCTACGCGACTGAGGGCAGCCTCGACGCGCAGATGTGGCAGAACAACGAGCGCAAGGCGCGTTTCATCGCGGCCGCGCTCTCGGGCGACACCTCGATCCGCCGGCTCGAGGACATGGGCGAGAGCCAGGCGAACCAGTTCGCGATGGCCAAGGCGATCGCGTCAGGCGACCCGCGGCTGATGCTGAAAGCGGGGCTCGAGGCCGACGTCGCCCGGCTTGAGCGCCTGCGGGCTGCGCACATCGACGACCAGCACGCGGTGCGCCGGCAAATCCGCGACGCCGAGCGCGACATCGAGTTCTCCACCCGCCGGGTCAGTGAGATCGGGCAGGACATCGAGCGCCGCATTCCGACTTCGGGCGACGTCTTCACCATGACGGTGACGGGCGAAACGCACGGTGAGCGCAAGCTCGCGGGCCGGGCGCTGCTGAAGGAAATCCTGACGCTGGTGCAGCTCCAGCAGGAAGGCGAGAGCGTGATCGGATCGATCGGCGGCTTTGACCTTGAATACAGCGGCGAGCGCTTCGGGAAAGACGGCTACCGCTACGCCACGGCGCTGCTGCGCACCGGCGCCGACTACGAGATCGAGTTGCCGGTGACGGTCACGCCGCTCGGCGCCGTCGCCCGGCTTGAGCACGCGCTCGACGACTTCGACGGGGAGCGGGAGCGCTTCAGCCAGCGCCTGGCGGACGCTCGCAAGCGGCTCGCCTCCTACGAGTCGCGCGACGGCGGCGACTTCGCCTTTGCCGGCGAGCTCGCGGAGAAGCGCAGGCAGCTCGCAGAGGTGGAGAAGGCTTTGGCGGAGGACAGCGAGAGCGAAGGCGGCATGGCCGCGGCCGCCTGA
- a CDS encoding metal-sensitive transcriptional regulator — MDAASARTKAKVNRFNRIAGQVQGIARMVQEGRYCIDVLQQIQAVKTALARAEGEVLRDHAANCVAHAISTGDKAEQREKVDEIVALFDRARR, encoded by the coding sequence GTGGATGCGGCGAGCGCTCGGACGAAGGCGAAGGTAAACCGCTTCAATCGTATCGCCGGCCAGGTCCAGGGCATCGCGCGGATGGTGCAGGAGGGCCGCTACTGCATTGATGTGCTGCAGCAGATCCAGGCGGTGAAGACGGCGCTCGCGCGCGCCGAGGGCGAGGTCCTGCGCGACCACGCGGCCAACTGCGTCGCCCACGCGATCAGCACGGGAGACAAAGCCGAGCAGAGGGAGAAGGTCGACGAGATCGTCGCCCTCTTCGACCGCGCGAGGCGCTAG
- a CDS encoding DUF7007 domain-containing protein — MNAPSPARPQTQTPGFPGVSFGTSADGMPVALVGDTAFAMANARDNRHYRVTAWRLARPMGEWTRGDFYGHSGELVDEAAFRARVLENAEHQREKRALGRHEICSRAGTPWGASQGASVYAEGVTAHSTAGHGGFKLSAERNRNVHPMLRSPGGWYEEDAAWAIVAITFPHLFTAFERRCAERTIKDSWPDAWEAIFGTVLQPGESHEKDRRAFEREHAGHWIVTSAITSKHEPGFVEVVATLGGKRGPGTEERRFLVPCAEYSIGRFGFVIDEARHQIYGGPSDFAGWR; from the coding sequence ATGAACGCACCCTCCCCTGCTCGCCCTCAAACCCAGACCCCTGGATTTCCGGGGGTTTCTTTCGGCACCAGTGCCGACGGCATGCCTGTCGCGCTGGTCGGCGACACCGCCTTCGCCATGGCGAACGCGCGCGACAACCGTCACTATCGCGTCACCGCCTGGCGCCTCGCGCGACCGATGGGCGAGTGGACGCGCGGCGATTTCTACGGGCACTCGGGCGAGCTCGTCGACGAGGCGGCGTTTCGGGCACGCGTGCTCGAAAATGCCGAGCACCAGCGCGAGAAGCGCGCGCTCGGTCGTCACGAGATTTGCTCGCGCGCCGGCACGCCGTGGGGCGCCTCGCAAGGCGCGAGCGTCTACGCCGAAGGTGTCACAGCGCATTCGACGGCGGGTCACGGCGGCTTCAAGCTCTCGGCCGAGCGCAACCGCAACGTCCATCCCATGCTCCGCTCACCAGGCGGTTGGTACGAAGAGGATGCCGCGTGGGCGATCGTCGCGATCACCTTTCCGCACCTCTTCACGGCGTTTGAGCGTCGCTGCGCCGAGCGCACGATCAAGGACTCGTGGCCGGATGCCTGGGAGGCGATCTTCGGCACCGTGCTGCAGCCGGGCGAGTCCCACGAGAAGGACCGGCGTGCGTTCGAGCGCGAGCACGCCGGCCATTGGATCGTCACCTCGGCCATTACGTCGAAGCACGAGCCCGGCTTCGTCGAGGTCGTTGCCACGCTCGGCGGCAAGCGCGGCCCGGGGACCGAGGAGCGCCGCTTCCTCGTCCCGTGCGCGGAATACAGCATCGGTCGCTTCGGCTTCGTGATCGACGAGGCACGCCACCAGATCTACGGCGGCCCCTCCGACTTCGCCGGATGGAGGTGA
- a CDS encoding MauE/DoxX family redox-associated membrane protein translates to MVTDQHICPFGLKSRDLLGREGYEVDDHELKTRSETDAFMAEHGVKTTPQTFIGGERIGGYQDLLRYFGKEVADPKTTSYQPVIAVFAIAALIALAASWSAFGTLATVRAGEWFIAISMCILAMLKLRDLDSFSNMFLGYDLLAQRWVRYAYIYPFGEAAAGILMIAGALLWVAIPVALVIGSIGAVSVFKAVYIDRRELKCACVGGDSNVPLDFVSLTENLMMVAMAVWMLLK, encoded by the coding sequence ATGGTGACGGACCAGCACATCTGCCCGTTCGGGCTGAAGTCCCGCGACCTTCTCGGGCGCGAGGGATACGAGGTCGACGACCACGAGCTGAAGACGCGCAGCGAGACCGACGCATTCATGGCCGAGCACGGGGTCAAGACGACACCGCAGACGTTCATCGGCGGAGAGCGCATCGGGGGCTACCAAGACCTGCTTCGCTACTTCGGCAAGGAAGTGGCGGATCCGAAGACGACGTCATACCAGCCCGTCATTGCCGTCTTCGCGATCGCGGCGCTGATCGCGCTCGCCGCGAGCTGGAGCGCGTTCGGGACTCTCGCGACGGTGCGGGCAGGCGAGTGGTTCATTGCGATATCGATGTGCATCCTCGCCATGTTGAAGCTGCGCGACCTCGACAGCTTCTCGAACATGTTCCTGGGCTACGACCTGCTTGCGCAACGATGGGTCCGCTACGCGTACATCTATCCCTTTGGCGAGGCGGCAGCCGGCATCCTCATGATCGCCGGCGCGTTGCTGTGGGTCGCTATCCCCGTCGCGCTCGTCATCGGCTCGATCGGTGCTGTCTCCGTGTTCAAGGCGGTCTACATCGACCGCCGCGAGCTCAAGTGCGCGTGCGTCGGCGGCGACAGCAACGTTCCGCTTGACTTCGTCTCGCTGACCGAGAACCTGATGATGGTCGCGATGGCAGTCTGGATGCTGCTCAAGTAA